A single genomic interval of Cellulosilyticum sp. I15G10I2 harbors:
- a CDS encoding PadR family transcriptional regulator, translated as MAINKSLLTGSTTMLILKLLEDKDMYGYQMIEELAKKSDDTFALKAGTLYPLLHTLEEQRMINSYDKNADTGRVRKYYSITKKGKEMLAEKKDEWKTYTSAVNQVLQGGASVATVH; from the coding sequence ATGGCTATTAATAAAAGTTTGCTAACCGGAAGTACAACAATGCTCATACTAAAGTTACTTGAAGATAAAGATATGTATGGTTATCAAATGATAGAGGAACTTGCAAAAAAATCTGATGATACATTTGCACTAAAAGCGGGGACGCTTTATCCTTTATTACATACTCTTGAAGAGCAGCGCATGATAAATTCATATGATAAAAATGCAGATACTGGGAGAGTGAGAAAATACTATAGTATTACAAAAAAAGGTAAGGAAATGCTTGCTGAGAAAAAGGATGAATGGAAGACTTACACTTCTGCTGTTAATCAGGTTTTACAAGGAGGTGCAAGTGTTGCAACAGTCCACTAA
- a CDS encoding TetR/AcrR family transcriptional regulator yields the protein MEDRRAVKTKRAIRKAFLELLEQKNINRISVVEISKLADLGRGTFYLHYKDVYELMEHLENELIDNLGELYCASFHCDHTMNILKFTETLTQYMESNRKVFLVLARTDNGGRTMEKIKHFFHQKLLSDNSNVITELDVAEVLFSVAGVFGVLEAWLKDDMTTPYQSVSEMLHHVLIKLETC from the coding sequence ATGGAAGATAGAAGAGCTGTAAAAACGAAAAGAGCCATCCGCAAAGCATTTTTAGAATTACTAGAGCAAAAAAACATTAACCGAATCAGTGTCGTTGAAATATCAAAACTTGCTGATTTAGGACGAGGAACATTTTATCTGCATTATAAAGATGTTTATGAATTAATGGAACATCTTGAAAACGAATTAATTGATAATCTTGGAGAGTTATACTGTGCTTCTTTCCACTGTGATCATACGATGAATATATTAAAGTTCACAGAAACACTCACCCAATATATGGAATCCAATCGCAAAGTTTTTCTTGTTCTTGCCCGCACAGATAATGGGGGAAGAACAATGGAAAAAATAAAACATTTTTTTCATCAAAAATTACTATCAGATAATTCAAATGTTATTACTGAATTAGATGTAGCTGAAGTTTTATTTAGTGTAGCTGGTGTCTTTGGCGTTTTGGAGGCATGGTTGAAAGATGATATGACAACCCCTTATCAATCAGTGTCTGAAATGCTTCATCATGTACTGATAAAATTAGAAACATGCTAA
- the vanR gene encoding VanR-ABDEGLN family response regulator transcription factor, with amino-acid sequence MCINILVVDDEQPIADLVEVYLKNDNYNVYKFYTGKEALACLPQVTFDLAILDVMLPDIDGFKICQKIREKYYFPIIMLTAKVEDIDKIMGLTLGADDYITKPFNPLELSARVKTQLRRYKKYNPGEHLDEVEISKNVFDFRGLVINKDSHKCTLYGNPITLTPIEFSILWHLCENKGKVVSSEDLFEAVWGEKYLDNNNTVMAHVARLREKMNEPSRKPKFIKTVWGVGYTIE; translated from the coding sequence ATGTGTATTAATATTTTAGTAGTAGATGATGAACAGCCTATTGCAGACTTAGTTGAAGTCTACTTAAAAAACGATAATTATAATGTGTATAAATTTTATACGGGCAAGGAGGCCTTGGCGTGCTTGCCCCAGGTAACATTTGATCTTGCCATATTAGATGTGATGCTGCCAGATATAGATGGCTTTAAAATCTGTCAAAAGATTAGAGAAAAGTACTACTTTCCTATTATAATGCTGACGGCCAAAGTTGAGGATATAGATAAAATCATGGGATTAACCCTTGGTGCAGATGACTATATCACAAAACCATTTAACCCCCTAGAACTCTCAGCCCGGGTAAAAACCCAGCTTAGAAGGTACAAAAAGTATAACCCTGGTGAACACTTAGACGAAGTTGAAATATCCAAAAACGTATTTGATTTTAGGGGACTTGTCATTAACAAAGACAGTCACAAATGTACACTCTACGGCAACCCCATTACGCTGACGCCAATAGAATTTTCGATTCTCTGGCATTTATGCGAAAACAAAGGCAAGGTCGTTTCTTCTGAAGATCTCTTTGAAGCAGTCTGGGGCGAAAAATACTTAGATAACAATAATACTGTCATGGCTCATGTGGCACGGCTCCGTGAAAAAATGAATGAGCCTTCCAGAAAACCGAAGTTCATTAAAACTGTATGGGGGGTTGGCTATACCATTGAGTAA
- a CDS encoding C39 family peptidase, with protein MTEQLSINRSKQMSKQKRLYRKRLGLIKAVLAWIIVLIAGKMLIEETSRVFNRNQQFFKEADKGADNLQDASPIEIASSSNFPDLIKELITLKESHSALSQKVDRIIANEETYPEKILQLLIRNPETIDFVLDYPSRVGSEVLEDVYLAEDITPGEIPLFLQWDKRWGYASYGDGIIGLDACGPTSLAMVAVGLTGNTSYSPMYVAKFSEEAGYFITGSGTSWALMKQGASHFGLSSQEITLNKSMMIKHLDQGRPIIASMSPGDFTSSGHFIVIHDYNEEGFYVHDSNSIARSHTIWSYAVLSGQIKNMWAFSV; from the coding sequence ATGACAGAACAACTAAGCATAAATAGATCAAAACAGATGAGTAAGCAAAAGCGCCTCTACCGCAAAAGGCTAGGGCTAATAAAAGCAGTCCTTGCTTGGATCATCGTTTTAATTGCGGGCAAAATGCTTATAGAAGAAACATCAAGAGTATTTAACCGAAACCAGCAATTTTTCAAAGAGGCCGATAAAGGTGCAGATAACTTACAAGATGCCTCCCCCATAGAAATCGCCTCCTCTTCCAATTTCCCTGACCTTATCAAGGAGCTCATTACTCTTAAAGAGTCTCATAGCGCACTTTCACAAAAGGTCGACCGCATAATAGCTAATGAAGAAACTTATCCCGAAAAAATACTGCAGCTTCTTATAAGAAATCCTGAGACCATTGATTTCGTCCTTGATTATCCATCTCGGGTGGGCAGTGAGGTACTAGAAGACGTTTATTTAGCTGAGGACATTACACCAGGTGAAATCCCCTTATTTCTTCAATGGGATAAACGCTGGGGTTATGCCTCATACGGAGATGGCATTATAGGATTAGATGCCTGTGGCCCCACCAGCTTAGCTATGGTGGCTGTTGGCTTAACAGGCAATACTTCCTATTCTCCTATGTATGTTGCAAAATTTAGTGAGGAGGCAGGCTACTTTATAACTGGCAGCGGTACATCTTGGGCACTTATGAAGCAAGGAGCTTCTCACTTTGGCTTAAGTTCCCAGGAAATCACTTTAAACAAAAGTATGATGATTAAGCATCTTGACCAAGGTCGTCCCATTATAGCCAGCATGTCCCCCGGAGACTTTACCAGCTCAGGCCATTTTATCGTAATACATGATTATAATGAAGAAGGTTTTTACGTACATGACTCAAACAGCATCGCGCGTAGTCATACAATCTGGTCTTATGCTGTACTTTCTGGTCAGATAAAAAATATGTGGGCCTTCTCTGTTTAA
- a CDS encoding winged helix-turn-helix transcriptional regulator — protein MLTLEELFGKCPYATAQKILSGKWALMILQHLSENKLRFNELQRLLPDMTQATLTKQLRTLEEYGMVTRTVYAQVPPKVEYELSDIGKDFTEVLNSLKIWGDKYITFYNTK, from the coding sequence ATGTTAACATTAGAAGAACTATTTGGAAAGTGCCCCTATGCAACGGCGCAAAAAATATTATCTGGAAAATGGGCGTTGATGATTCTACAGCATTTAAGCGAGAACAAACTCAGGTTTAACGAGTTGCAAAGACTGTTGCCGGACATGACACAGGCAACACTTACAAAACAATTGCGTACCTTGGAGGAATACGGTATGGTGACTAGAACTGTTTATGCCCAGGTTCCCCCAAAGGTAGAATATGAGCTTAGTGATATTGGGAAGGACTTCACGGAAGTATTAAACAGTCTTAAAATCTGGGGAGATAAGTATATTACGTTTTACAATACAAAATAA
- a CDS encoding response regulator transcription factor, whose protein sequence is MYRNLLLVEDEKRMREILVDYFKREDFTILEASSGREALDLFESNNIHLVILDIMIPEIDGWAVCKRIRKASGVPIIMLTARSDEDDKLMGYELGADDYVTKPFSPKVLIAKSKMLLKRAEGNVIKDNGIILCADIEVNKLSRTVKLENQLVELAPKEFELLVYMLENKEMVLTRENILNHVWGYDYFGDLRTIDTHIKKLRYKLKDKAKHISTVNRVGYKFEVNK, encoded by the coding sequence GTGTACAGAAATCTACTATTGGTAGAAGATGAAAAAAGAATGAGAGAAATATTAGTGGATTATTTTAAACGTGAAGACTTTACAATCTTAGAAGCAAGTAGTGGAAGAGAGGCTTTAGATTTATTTGAGTCTAATAACATTCATTTGGTCATTTTAGATATCATGATACCAGAAATAGATGGATGGGCAGTATGTAAAAGGATTCGCAAGGCGTCGGGGGTTCCTATTATTATGCTTACTGCGCGTTCTGATGAAGATGACAAACTTATGGGTTATGAGCTAGGAGCTGACGATTATGTGACAAAGCCCTTTAGTCCAAAGGTGTTAATTGCAAAATCTAAAATGCTTCTTAAAAGGGCTGAAGGAAATGTGATAAAGGATAATGGAATAATTCTATGTGCTGATATCGAAGTCAATAAATTATCCCGTACTGTAAAATTAGAAAATCAGCTGGTGGAACTTGCTCCAAAGGAGTTTGAACTACTGGTGTACATGTTAGAAAATAAGGAAATGGTGCTGACTAGGGAAAATATTCTAAATCATGTTTGGGGCTATGATTACTTTGGGGATTTACGTACTATTGATACGCACATTAAGAAACTCAGATATAAGCTAAAGGATAAGGCTAAGCATATTAGTACTGTAAATAGAGTAGGCTATAAATTTGAGGTGAATAAATGA
- a CDS encoding M56 family metallopeptidase: MSILGTMTGFIVLLLRKITKLPATVIYILWTVPVLRFWIPVGIASPYSLMQLIAQFTMRTLMIGQGFHKLPKMTMMNTIMVADSYFPITYKYHWLEKTFEVFAGIWLLLFAAALILCGFFYYLSKVEIKEAIHLKGNIYQSDKIAAPAVYGIFRPKIVLPYSITKEDMPYIIMHEQVHIRRWDNLIRIIIIVTACLHWFNPFIWIFLKCFFEDMEFACDAKVLKNCNTAKKKAYTKALLSTMHTKMLFASAFGGAKLKTRIEKMLLYKQLTIASSVFFGAFILVLAFILLTNAVG; the protein is encoded by the coding sequence ATGAGTATTTTAGGAACGATGACAGGCTTTATTGTTTTATTACTTCGCAAAATAACGAAGCTTCCCGCCACGGTGATATATATACTATGGACAGTTCCTGTACTGCGTTTTTGGATACCTGTTGGTATTGCCAGTCCTTATAGTTTAATGCAGCTGATAGCACAATTTACAATGCGAACTTTGATGATAGGGCAGGGGTTTCATAAACTTCCCAAAATGACAATGATGAATACTATTATGGTAGCAGACAGCTACTTTCCCATTACCTATAAGTATCATTGGCTAGAAAAAACCTTCGAAGTTTTTGCAGGAATATGGCTGCTCCTTTTTGCAGCAGCACTTATTTTATGTGGGTTTTTTTATTATTTGTCAAAAGTGGAAATAAAAGAGGCAATTCACTTAAAAGGGAATATTTATCAGTCAGATAAAATAGCTGCTCCGGCAGTGTATGGCATTTTTAGGCCTAAAATTGTTTTGCCATATAGCATTACAAAAGAAGACATGCCCTATATTATCATGCATGAGCAGGTACATATCAGGCGATGGGACAATTTAATCAGGATCATTATTATTGTGACGGCTTGCCTGCATTGGTTTAACCCTTTTATATGGATTTTTCTTAAATGTTTTTTTGAAGATATGGAATTCGCCTGTGATGCTAAGGTACTAAAAAACTGTAATACTGCTAAGAAAAAAGCTTATACCAAGGCCCTATTAAGTACCATGCATACAAAGATGCTATTTGCATCAGCGTTTGGAGGGGCAAAATTAAAAACGAGAATAGAAAAAATGTTACTCTATAAACAATTAACAATAGCCTCTTCGGTTTTCTTTGGGGCATTCATTTTAGTACTTGCATTTATTTTGCTTACCAATGCGGTGGGATAG
- a CDS encoding BlaI/MecI/CopY family transcriptional regulator, whose amino-acid sequence MSHIKLFDSELKIMEIIWEKEPVTAKEVSLIAADTIGWNKNTTYTILKKLIDKKAIRRTEPDFVCTTQINKNEVQKGETRMLIEKLYNGSKKAFFAAFLKDETLTEEELAQLKEMIEKR is encoded by the coding sequence ATGTCACACATAAAACTATTTGACAGTGAACTTAAGATCATGGAGATAATTTGGGAAAAAGAACCAGTAACGGCTAAGGAGGTGAGCCTTATTGCAGCTGACACCATAGGATGGAATAAAAACACCACCTATACAATTCTAAAAAAACTCATTGATAAAAAAGCTATTCGGCGTACAGAGCCAGATTTTGTCTGTACCACGCAGATTAATAAAAATGAGGTTCAAAAAGGTGAAACCCGTATGCTTATTGAAAAACTTTATAATGGCTCAAAAAAAGCTTTTTTTGCAGCATTTCTAAAAGATGAGACACTAACAGAAGAGGAACTTGCACAGTTAAAAGAAATGATAGAAAAGCGGTGA
- a CDS encoding GNAT family N-acetyltransferase: MITYRPVRAEELEEVTALLTESFCNYSFFEMYMDNKEKQYKFLRAILEVGIKATYTKYIIMVGVQNNKIVSVAQLKAPDTSKISLMDYVLAGGIKILLAGGLSNTFGFLKMLKETSSICHHLSGRVWYLEFFAVSASCQGQGVGSNMLENCIIPYIQKSGGGLLTLITNSEQNRAFYTKNGFEEFHEMFIRRNGKEIGNWSYRMKIEKITT, encoded by the coding sequence ATGATAACATACAGACCAGTAAGAGCGGAAGAATTAGAAGAAGTTACAGCATTGCTAACAGAATCCTTTTGTAATTACTCTTTTTTTGAAATGTACATGGATAATAAGGAAAAGCAATATAAATTTCTGCGTGCGATTCTAGAGGTAGGAATCAAAGCGACTTATACAAAATACATTATCATGGTAGGTGTTCAAAATAATAAAATCGTTTCTGTGGCTCAATTGAAAGCCCCTGATACCTCAAAGATCAGCTTAATGGATTACGTTTTAGCTGGTGGTATTAAAATACTATTAGCTGGGGGATTATCGAATACCTTTGGATTTCTAAAAATGCTAAAGGAAACCAGTTCTATATGTCATCATTTATCCGGTCGTGTATGGTATTTGGAGTTTTTTGCCGTTTCCGCCTCCTGCCAGGGGCAAGGTGTAGGGAGTAATATGCTTGAAAATTGTATTATACCTTATATACAAAAAAGTGGTGGAGGACTACTTACACTTATCACTAATTCAGAGCAAAATCGTGCATTTTACACAAAGAATGGGTTTGAAGAATTTCATGAAATGTTTATCCGTAGAAACGGCAAAGAAATTGGCAACTGGAGTTATCGTATGAAAATAGAGAAAATAACAACCTAA
- a CDS encoding FtsW/RodA/SpoVE family cell cycle protein: MQQSTKINEYLKTVCEQIRWKKAHDIISKEIEDHIIDQKSAFMSNGLDEEMATDRAIAEMGDPIFVGMELDRTHRPKTEWSIIILTGIILLIGLIIRAFVMYDSNRPEMLTKSIISTILGIGGMVGAYFIDFTIIGRYPKTIFFGLISATIGIMMITPLVNGQYFYAQFMLLFFPTTFAGIIYSMRSKGYLGIIVSGLFWGITLFIGMAIPSLSSVILYSLSYLILLTFSICKGNFNVKKLNGLLLAYIPTIMTAVMSAFIMISNSPYRLNRLLITINPSLDPMGAGYMVNITRKIIANAKLFGAGTLEVNGSIMLPTAYIGIDDYLLTYLIHRFGWISFIIIMIVISLFITRAIMLFLRQKNVLGRLIAASVLIAFTVQVILYVANNLGFPLFSPLTLPLISYGRTATIINMILIGIMLSVFKSGDLAREQTIISTGARNTLFEIMDGKIIIHLNTK; this comes from the coding sequence TTGCAACAGTCCACTAAGATCAATGAATACCTAAAAACTGTTTGTGAACAAATAAGATGGAAAAAAGCTCATGATATCATTTCGAAAGAGATAGAAGATCATATTATTGACCAAAAAAGTGCTTTTATGTCTAATGGGTTAGATGAAGAAATGGCCACGGATAGAGCAATAGCAGAAATGGGAGATCCTATTTTTGTTGGAATGGAACTTGATAGAACCCATAGACCTAAAACTGAATGGAGTATAATAATACTGACTGGTATTATACTTTTAATAGGACTTATTATTCGTGCATTTGTCATGTATGATTCTAATAGGCCGGAGATGCTGACTAAGAGTATTATCAGCACCATACTTGGTATTGGGGGAATGGTGGGTGCCTACTTTATAGATTTTACAATTATAGGAAGGTATCCTAAAACAATCTTTTTTGGACTTATAAGTGCAACAATCGGAATAATGATGATAACACCTCTTGTCAATGGACAATACTTTTATGCGCAGTTTATGCTGTTGTTTTTTCCAACAACTTTTGCAGGAATAATTTATAGTATGAGAAGTAAAGGATATTTGGGGATTATTGTAAGTGGTTTGTTTTGGGGGATAACCCTATTTATTGGCATGGCTATTCCGAGTCTTTCCAGTGTGATTTTATATTCATTGAGTTATCTTATCCTACTCACCTTTTCTATTTGTAAAGGTAATTTTAATGTTAAAAAGTTAAATGGATTACTGCTTGCTTATATTCCAACGATTATGACAGCGGTGATGAGTGCTTTTATTATGATAAGTAATAGTCCTTATCGGTTAAATAGACTGTTAATTACCATCAATCCATCCCTTGACCCAATGGGGGCAGGTTATATGGTAAATATAACAAGAAAGATAATAGCAAATGCTAAATTGTTTGGGGCAGGAACCTTGGAAGTAAACGGAAGTATTATGTTGCCTACTGCATACATAGGTATAGATGATTATTTGCTAACTTATTTAATACATAGGTTTGGCTGGATATCATTTATTATAATAATGATCGTAATATCATTATTTATTACCCGAGCTATTATGCTTTTTTTAAGGCAAAAGAATGTCTTAGGAAGATTGATAGCTGCTTCTGTCTTAATTGCTTTTACAGTACAAGTTATTCTTTATGTTGCAAATAACTTAGGGTTCCCATTGTTTTCGCCACTGACACTACCCCTTATTTCTTATGGGAGAACAGCTACAATAATAAATATGATTCTAATAGGGATAATGCTTTCGGTATTTAAATCAGGTGACTTGGCTCGTGAACAGACAATTATATCTACAGGGGCAAGAAATACTTTATTTGAAATAATGGATGGAAAGATAATTATTCATTTGAATACTAAGTAG
- a CDS encoding alanine racemase C-terminal domain-containing protein, whose product MLFGIRSVPIIGKICMDQLMIDVTQVEGVQMNDTVTLIGKDQSEEIYCEEIAEKCGTITNEILTGLGSRLAYLTANEY is encoded by the coding sequence ATGCTCTTCGGAATACGAAGTGTCCCCATCATCGGAAAGATATGTATGGATCAGCTGATGATAGATGTGACACAGGTTGAAGGGGTTCAAATGAATGACACTGTTACCCTCATCGGCAAAGATCAGTCAGAAGAAATATATTGTGAGGAAATAGCAGAAAAATGCGGCACGATTACCAATGAAATTCTAACTGGCTTAGGAAGCCGTCTAGCCTATCTAACAGCCAATGAATACTAA
- a CDS encoding SDR family oxidoreductase produces the protein MKMLVTGATGKLGSKIVETLLKSVSASELAVSVRNPEKAEGLKSRGVEVRQGDFDHPETLVSAFSGIDRLLIISADGDNATRIRQHTNAVAAAKQAGVKFIAYTSLGNAEESSLFLAPVHRTTEDAILKTGIPYSFLRNNWYLENEIGSIQGVLSGSPWITSASTGKVGWALQKDYAEAAAAVLSGSGGHDNTIYELSGTPMTQEALASALGKVLGKEVPVQQVDDAAYADIMKGAGVPDFVVPMLVDIQKAIREGTLEIESNDFEKLLGRKPTPLSEGLEQIISSLSNK, from the coding sequence ATGAAAATGTTAGTAACAGGCGCAACAGGAAAACTAGGATCAAAGATTGTAGAAACTTTATTAAAAAGTGTGTCAGCAAGTGAGCTTGCTGTCAGTGTCCGTAATCCTGAGAAAGCAGAAGGATTAAAAAGCCGTGGCGTAGAGGTTAGACAAGGTGATTTTGATCATCCTGAAACATTGGTGTCCGCCTTTTCAGGTATTGATAGGTTATTGATTATTTCAGCAGATGGTGATAATGCAACAAGAATCAGACAACATACCAATGCGGTAGCTGCTGCTAAGCAGGCCGGTGTTAAGTTCATTGCTTATACCAGTTTGGGCAATGCAGAGGAGAGCTCCTTATTCCTCGCTCCAGTACATCGCACAACAGAAGATGCCATTTTAAAAACCGGCATTCCTTATTCTTTTCTCAGAAACAACTGGTACTTAGAAAATGAGATTGGAAGTATCCAAGGCGTACTGTCAGGATCCCCTTGGATAACATCTGCCAGTACTGGCAAGGTAGGCTGGGCACTGCAAAAGGATTATGCAGAAGCAGCTGCTGCCGTACTGTCTGGCAGCGGAGGACACGACAATACAATCTATGAACTTTCTGGAACTCCCATGACTCAAGAAGCATTAGCCTCTGCTCTTGGAAAGGTATTAGGCAAAGAAGTTCCAGTTCAACAGGTAGATGATGCTGCTTATGCCGATATCATGAAAGGTGCAGGCGTACCAGATTTTGTAGTGCCTATGCTGGTCGACATCCAAAAAGCCATTCGAGAGGGTACACTGGAGATAGAGAGTAATGATTTCGAAAAACTGCTTGGGCGCAAACCAACACCCCTTAGTGAGGGGCTAGAACAAATAATCAGCTCTCTCTCCAATAAATAG
- a CDS encoding DUF6897 domain-containing protein → MKKDGEMLLDTSTWIGVYMPLFVLFFIIWPQQQEAKRLILQKIKRRKGVGIMTNEIIKKYMGKYCKITTGSMGTAVAGKIRDVNENWIEVETKKGNELVNADFVQSIKIV, encoded by the coding sequence ATGAAGAAAGATGGTGAAATGCTATTGGATACATCAACATGGATAGGGGTGTATATGCCGCTGTTTGTATTGTTTTTTATCATTTGGCCACAGCAGCAGGAAGCAAAACGGTTAATACTTCAAAAAATAAAGAGAAGAAAGGGTGTAGGGATAATGACAAACGAAATCATTAAAAAATATATGGGAAAATACTGCAAGATAACAACAGGCTCTATGGGAACAGCTGTAGCTGGAAAGATCAGAGACGTCAATGAAAACTGGATTGAAGTTGAAACGAAGAAAGGTAACGAACTTGTCAATGCCGATTTTGTACAAAGTATCAAGATTGTTTAA
- a CDS encoding sensor histidine kinase, protein MSNKNRPVRHKLSRIIFMKFFTALILYSIGLVLSLFWARMFFGLFIWHRTSNLYWFLKDLDNNRILIILFLWVIGAVIIFLVYWQKTLGYIDVMLEAGKQLVAEDDTLIHLPGELREVENQMNQVKQEALRNARLIKESERRKNDLIVYLAHDLKTPLTSVIGYLTLLRDEQHISDELKARYLAIALSRSERLEDLINEFFEITRFNLSNLSLELSRVNMTRMLEQIVYEFKPLLDEKNLRCNLDIDQNLDIRCDVPKIERVLDNLIRNAINYSFEDSTLFISAKKKSSSTQLKFKNSGNTIPTEKLNRIFEQFFRLDAARTSKTGGAGLGLAIAKEIVELHQGTIIAHSQNESIEFIIDLPFL, encoded by the coding sequence TTGAGTAATAAAAACCGTCCCGTTCGTCATAAATTATCCAGAATAATCTTTATGAAGTTTTTTACTGCACTCATTCTTTATAGTATTGGGTTAGTTTTATCACTTTTTTGGGCAAGGATGTTTTTTGGTTTATTTATTTGGCATAGAACATCAAACCTCTACTGGTTTTTAAAAGATCTCGATAATAACCGCATTCTTATTATTCTATTTTTATGGGTAATAGGTGCCGTCATTATTTTCCTCGTTTACTGGCAAAAAACACTGGGCTATATCGATGTGATGCTGGAAGCTGGCAAGCAGCTTGTAGCCGAAGATGATACACTCATTCATTTGCCAGGCGAGCTTAGGGAGGTCGAAAATCAGATGAATCAGGTCAAACAAGAAGCACTGCGCAATGCGCGCTTAATCAAAGAATCAGAAAGACGAAAAAATGATCTTATTGTTTATCTTGCCCACGATCTGAAGACGCCTCTTACCTCAGTTATTGGCTATCTCACACTGCTTCGCGATGAGCAGCACATTTCTGACGAACTCAAAGCCCGTTACCTGGCAATAGCACTTAGCCGTTCGGAACGACTGGAAGACCTGATTAATGAGTTTTTTGAAATTACCCGCTTTAACTTAAGCAACTTAAGCCTAGAACTAAGCCGAGTCAATATGACAAGGATGCTAGAACAAATCGTTTATGAATTTAAACCTCTATTGGATGAAAAAAATCTAAGGTGTAATTTAGATATTGATCAGAATTTAGACATCCGCTGCGACGTGCCTAAAATAGAAAGAGTACTTGATAATCTTATCCGTAATGCCATTAATTATAGTTTTGAAGATAGTACCCTCTTTATTAGTGCAAAAAAGAAATCGAGTAGCACACAGCTAAAGTTTAAAAACTCCGGAAATACGATACCCACTGAAAAGTTAAATCGTATCTTTGAACAGTTTTTTCGCTTAGACGCTGCCCGTACATCTAAGACAGGCGGCGCCGGTCTTGGGCTTGCTATTGCCAAGGAGATTGTTGAGCTGCATCAAGGAACAATCATTGCACACAGTCAGAATGAGTCGATAGAATTTATCATCGATCTGCCATTTTTATAA